The Halosimplex litoreum genome has a window encoding:
- the ubaA gene encoding SAMP-activating enzyme E1: MAGPDLDPEQLDRYSRHIIMDEVGPDGQANLLDAAVLVVGAGGLGSPVLQYLAAAGVGTIGIADHDTVERSNLQRQVVHGDSDVGRPKVDSAAEFVAELNPDVTVDAHQVAVSPDTVADLVEGYDFVVDASDNFPTRFLINDYCTLEGVPFSHGAIYRFEGQVTTFTGEGPCYRCLFPEAPPEGAVPDCATTGVLGVLPGTVGAIQATETVKQFVGVGESLDGRMVVYDAADMSFDEVTLRPNPACPVCGDDPIDSVDDVEYSESCAVPAD; this comes from the coding sequence ATGGCAGGGCCGGATCTCGACCCCGAGCAACTCGACCGGTACTCCCGGCACATCATCATGGACGAGGTGGGACCGGACGGCCAGGCGAACCTGCTCGACGCCGCCGTCCTCGTGGTCGGCGCCGGCGGCCTGGGCTCGCCCGTCCTCCAGTACCTCGCCGCCGCAGGCGTCGGGACCATCGGAATCGCCGACCACGACACCGTCGAGCGCTCCAATCTCCAGCGACAGGTCGTCCACGGCGATTCGGACGTGGGCCGTCCCAAAGTCGACAGCGCCGCCGAATTCGTCGCCGAGTTGAACCCCGACGTGACCGTCGACGCCCACCAGGTCGCCGTCTCGCCCGACACCGTCGCCGACCTCGTCGAGGGGTACGACTTCGTCGTCGACGCCTCGGACAACTTTCCCACGCGGTTCCTGATCAACGACTACTGCACGCTCGAAGGGGTCCCCTTCTCCCACGGCGCAATCTATCGCTTCGAGGGCCAGGTGACGACGTTCACCGGCGAGGGGCCGTGTTACCGGTGTCTGTTCCCCGAAGCGCCGCCGGAGGGCGCCGTCCCCGACTGCGCGACGACGGGCGTGCTCGGCGTCCTTCCGGGCACCGTCGGCGCCATCCAGGCCACCGAGACGGTCAAACAGTTCGTCGGCGTCGGCGAGTCGCTGGACGGCCGGATGGTCGTCTACGACGCCGCCGATATGTCCTTCGACGAGGTGACGCTGCGTCCGAACCCCGCCTGTCCGGTCTGCGGCGACGACCCCATCGACTCCGTCGACGACGTGGAGTACTCCGAGAGCTGCGCCGTCCCGGCCGACTGA
- a CDS encoding ABC transporter substrate-binding protein — translation MRVASLLPSATEICYALGVEPVGVSHECDWPPEAAELPTLDRSRVDPDQSSADINEQVAQAEQEHGGVYEIDLDALAAVDPDAVVTQGVCDVCAVDTLLVEEAIAEAGVDAEVLTTDVHSLDDLYGDIERFGEVFDREDRAADLLADLRERVAAVRERTEGIPADERPGVAVFDWLDPVMVAGHWMPELVEAAGGTYPMADAGDRSTPREWASVRDADPDAIVAAPCGFGLDQTLDTADDLTGRPGFADLTAVESGRVYAMDGHYFVNRPGPRLVDTLEHLAGLLHPDRFEAPSDSVARELSAGESARTGPRP, via the coding sequence ATGCGCGTCGCCTCTCTCTTGCCGTCGGCCACCGAGATCTGTTACGCACTCGGGGTCGAACCCGTCGGCGTCTCCCACGAGTGCGACTGGCCGCCCGAGGCCGCCGAACTGCCGACGCTCGACCGCTCGCGGGTCGATCCCGATCAGTCCAGCGCGGACATCAACGAACAGGTCGCCCAGGCCGAACAGGAACACGGCGGCGTCTACGAGATCGACCTCGACGCCCTCGCCGCGGTCGACCCGGACGCCGTCGTCACCCAGGGCGTCTGTGACGTCTGCGCCGTCGACACGCTGCTCGTCGAGGAGGCCATCGCCGAGGCCGGCGTCGACGCCGAGGTGCTCACGACCGACGTACACAGCCTCGACGACCTCTATGGTGATATCGAACGGTTCGGTGAGGTGTTCGACCGCGAGGACCGGGCCGCCGACCTCCTCGCGGACCTGCGCGAGCGCGTGGCGGCCGTCCGCGAGCGCACAGAGGGGATCCCCGCCGACGAGCGGCCTGGCGTCGCCGTCTTCGACTGGCTCGACCCCGTGATGGTCGCCGGCCACTGGATGCCAGAACTGGTCGAGGCGGCGGGCGGGACCTATCCGATGGCCGACGCCGGCGACCGCTCGACGCCCCGGGAGTGGGCCAGCGTCCGCGACGCCGACCCCGACGCTATCGTCGCCGCGCCCTGTGGCTTCGGGCTCGACCAGACGCTCGACACCGCCGACGACCTCACGGGTCGACCGGGGTTCGCTGACCTGACGGCCGTCGAATCCGGCCGCGTCTACGCCATGGACGGCCACTACTTCGTCAACCGACCGGGTCCCAGACTCGTCGATACGCTGGAACACCTGGCCGGCCTCCTGCATCCCGACCGCTTCGAGGCGCCGTCCGACTCGGTCGCCCGCGAGCTGTCTGCCGGCGAATCCGCGCGAACGGGTCCCAGGCCCTGA
- the leuS gene encoding leucine--tRNA ligase: MTAGTGEQRERERGFDHAEIEPRWQRTWDEEGVFRIPDDAEDPEYVLAMFPYTSGELHMGHVRNYTITDAYARFERMRGEEVLHPMGWDSFGLPAENAANERDTNPRDWTMDCIDSMTEQFESMGFGYDWEREITTCEPEYYRWNQWLFKRFREEGLVERQAAELNWCPSCETVLADEQVEEGPGGAEICWRCDTPIDHREMDQWFLTITDYAEELLEALDGLEGWPNNVREMQRNWIGRQEGASVAFEIPGYGDVDIFTTRLDTIYGATFFSLAPGHPVAQEIAEDNDAVAEYIREAEGADEDELDVTSGVFTGEYAVNPATGEEIPVYVADYVLTDVGTGALYAVPAHDERDHEFAEAHDIDIVQVVEPTEDTVEHSSTSHADADASADADADPEDVDVQEVAYPEDGRLVDSGEFDGLTSEEAREQFVEEFDGEHRTEYNLRDWGISRQRYWGTPIPMIHCEECGHVEVPDEDLPVELPEFVQTTGNPLDAAEEWKSVECPSCGGPAERETDTMDTFVDSSWYFLRFCSPDLDSAPFDAGRASDWMPVDRYVGGIEHAVMHLLYARFFTKVLDDIDLVEGVREPFANLTNQGMVLGEDGNKMSKSGDNGVSPTEIVDEYGADTARLFIMEAAQPEKDFAWSPEGVQSAHQFLQNLYGLAADLAESDRDADADVDDSIAAYVDRETDAAAARATEEFEDFRFNHALQAVRDLVSLLRRYHERPDADPAVVERGVRTVVKLLGPVAPHVGEEVWSLLDGEGLLAEAEWPDATLPEDYDVASRLVEDTREDVRDIVETVGIEDPERITLAVAPEWKTRAHELARESDADNLIGDLMGHDEIRSHGDAAADFAQDLQAEREALADVLAPEAEVAALERAAWLIEEEFDAEVVVRSAEAAGDDLAGKAAPGRPAIDIE, translated from the coding sequence ATGACCGCCGGGACAGGAGAGCAACGCGAGCGAGAGCGAGGGTTCGATCACGCGGAGATCGAACCGCGGTGGCAGCGCACGTGGGACGAGGAGGGCGTGTTCCGCATCCCCGACGACGCCGAGGACCCCGAGTACGTCCTCGCGATGTTCCCCTACACGTCGGGCGAACTCCACATGGGCCACGTCCGCAACTACACCATCACCGACGCCTACGCCCGCTTTGAGCGCATGCGCGGCGAAGAGGTCCTCCACCCGATGGGGTGGGACTCCTTTGGCCTCCCCGCCGAGAACGCCGCCAACGAACGGGACACCAACCCTCGCGACTGGACGATGGACTGCATCGACTCGATGACCGAGCAGTTCGAGTCGATGGGCTTCGGCTACGACTGGGAGCGTGAGATCACCACCTGCGAACCGGAGTACTACCGGTGGAACCAGTGGCTGTTCAAGCGGTTCCGCGAGGAAGGGCTAGTCGAGCGCCAGGCCGCCGAACTGAACTGGTGTCCCTCCTGCGAAACGGTGCTGGCGGACGAACAGGTCGAAGAGGGCCCCGGCGGCGCCGAGATCTGCTGGCGCTGTGACACCCCCATCGACCACCGCGAGATGGACCAGTGGTTCCTGACGATCACCGACTACGCCGAGGAGCTGCTGGAGGCGCTGGACGGTCTCGAGGGATGGCCCAACAACGTCCGCGAGATGCAGCGCAACTGGATCGGCCGCCAGGAGGGCGCGAGCGTCGCCTTCGAGATCCCCGGTTACGGCGACGTGGACATCTTCACGACGCGACTCGACACCATCTACGGGGCGACGTTCTTCTCGCTGGCCCCGGGTCACCCGGTCGCACAGGAGATCGCCGAGGACAACGACGCGGTCGCCGAGTACATCCGCGAGGCCGAGGGCGCCGACGAGGACGAACTCGACGTGACCTCCGGCGTGTTCACCGGGGAGTACGCCGTCAACCCCGCCACCGGCGAGGAGATCCCGGTGTACGTCGCCGATTACGTGCTGACCGACGTGGGGACCGGAGCGCTGTACGCCGTCCCGGCTCACGACGAGCGCGACCACGAGTTCGCCGAGGCCCACGACATCGACATCGTGCAGGTCGTGGAGCCGACCGAAGACACCGTCGAGCACAGCTCGACGAGCCACGCAGACGCTGACGCGTCTGCGGACGCCGACGCCGACCCCGAGGACGTCGACGTGCAGGAGGTCGCCTACCCCGAGGATGGCCGCTTGGTCGACAGCGGCGAGTTCGACGGGCTGACTAGCGAGGAGGCGAGGGAGCAGTTCGTCGAGGAGTTCGACGGCGAACACCGCACCGAGTACAACCTCCGGGACTGGGGGATCTCCCGCCAGCGCTACTGGGGCACGCCGATCCCGATGATCCACTGCGAGGAGTGCGGACACGTCGAGGTTCCCGACGAGGACCTGCCCGTCGAGCTGCCGGAGTTCGTCCAGACGACGGGCAATCCCCTCGACGCCGCCGAGGAGTGGAAGTCCGTCGAGTGTCCCTCCTGCGGCGGGCCCGCCGAGCGAGAGACGGACACGATGGACACCTTCGTCGACTCGTCGTGGTACTTCCTGCGCTTTTGCTCGCCCGACCTCGATTCGGCGCCGTTCGACGCCGGGCGCGCCAGCGACTGGATGCCCGTCGACCGCTACGTCGGCGGCATCGAACACGCCGTGATGCACCTGCTGTACGCGCGCTTCTTCACCAAGGTGCTCGACGATATCGACCTCGTGGAGGGCGTTCGCGAGCCCTTCGCGAACCTCACCAACCAGGGCATGGTACTGGGCGAGGACGGCAACAAGATGTCCAAGTCCGGCGACAACGGCGTCTCGCCGACGGAGATCGTCGACGAGTACGGCGCCGACACCGCCCGCCTGTTCATCATGGAGGCGGCCCAGCCCGAGAAGGACTTCGCCTGGAGTCCCGAGGGCGTCCAGTCGGCCCACCAGTTCCTCCAGAACCTCTACGGGCTCGCGGCCGATCTCGCCGAGTCCGACCGCGACGCCGACGCCGACGTGGACGACTCGATCGCCGCCTACGTGGACCGCGAGACCGACGCCGCGGCCGCACGAGCCACCGAAGAGTTCGAGGACTTCCGGTTCAACCACGCGCTGCAGGCGGTGCGGGACCTCGTCTCGCTGCTCCGGCGCTACCACGAGCGACCGGACGCCGACCCCGCCGTCGTCGAGCGCGGCGTGCGCACGGTCGTCAAACTGCTCGGTCCGGTCGCGCCCCACGTCGGCGAGGAGGTCTGGAGCCTGCTCGACGGCGAGGGGCTGCTCGCAGAGGCCGAGTGGCCCGACGCGACTCTCCCGGAGGACTACGACGTGGCCAGCCGCCTGGTCGAGGACACCCGCGAGGACGTGCGCGACATCGTCGAGACCGTCGGTATCGAGGACCCCGAGCGGATCACGCTCGCGGTCGCCCCCGAGTGGAAGACCCGTGCCCACGAACTCGCCCGCGAGTCCGACGCCGACAACCTCATCGGCGACCTGATGGGCCACGACGAGATCCGGAGCCACGGCGACGCCGCCGCCGACTTCGCTCAGGATCTGCAGGCCGAGCGCGAGGCCCTTGCCGACGTGCTCGCCCCCGAGGCGGAGGTCGCGGCACTGGAACGTGCCGCGTGGCTCATCGAGGAGGAGTTCGACGCCGAGGTGGTCGTCCGGTCGGCCGAGGCGGCCGGCGACGACCTGGCCGGCAAAGCCGCGCCCGGCCGACCCGCGATCGACATCGAGTGA
- a CDS encoding DUF7344 domain-containing protein: protein MGRHHHEALEPATDANATAETDELFAVLSSANRRFVLAHLSQRATPPALDPLAGALAEWSDDLSHEDARIALHHVHLPKLEDAGLVEYGETVRLTDGDADSLDLVEEF from the coding sequence ATGGGACGACACCACCACGAGGCCCTCGAACCGGCGACGGACGCGAACGCGACCGCCGAGACCGACGAACTGTTCGCCGTGCTATCGAGTGCGAACCGGCGGTTCGTCCTCGCGCACCTCTCCCAGCGGGCGACGCCGCCCGCGCTCGACCCGCTCGCCGGTGCCCTGGCCGAGTGGAGCGACGACCTCTCCCACGAAGACGCCCGCATCGCGCTCCATCACGTTCACCTGCCCAAGCTCGAAGATGCGGGACTCGTCGAGTACGGCGAAACGGTGCGACTGACCGACGGCGACGCCGACTCGCTGGACTTGGTCGAAGAGTTCTGA